Proteins encoded in a region of the Zea mays cultivar B73 chromosome 2, Zm-B73-REFERENCE-NAM-5.0, whole genome shotgun sequence genome:
- the LOC109944012 gene encoding uncharacterized protein, which produces MTTRGYNLIKEEFFAKTGLKHDIKQFKNRWTQCKSMYSFWLFLNNQSGLGRRADGVVIASESFWKTHTEKRTKCRKFQYGIPTYMEHLAEMFHGIMFDGSSSCIPRSDNRQSEEVYEEEGDDRDGEAFLNSTPTSSSRKRASSTTDTATSPPKKGKSSMIKVLEGIINEMQTSRTTDTEVFTQITNTQQNRSTLPTEDIESCLNLAEASGADKSSDEYFVATKLFRDDYNRAIFNRFDTTNQRFMSLQRWCREYYG; this is translated from the exons ATGACAACAAGAGGTTACAACTTGATAAAGGAAGAATTCTTTGCTAAGACTGGCCTTAAACATGACATAAAACAGTTCAAGAATAGATGGACTCAGTGTAAGTCCATGTATTCTTTTTGGTTGTTTCTTAACAATCAAAGTGGCCTGGGTAGAAGAGCTGACGGTGTAGTTATAGCTTCAGAGTCCTTTTGGAAGACTCATACTGAG AAGAGAACTAAGTGCAGGAAGTTTCAATATGGGATTCCTACATACATGGAACACTTAGCAGAGATGTTCCATGGAATCATGTTTGATGGATCTAGTTCTTGTATTCCTAGAAGTGACAATAGACAATCAGAAGAAGTGTATGAAGAAGAAGGAGATGATAGAGATGGTGAAGCATTCCTAAACTCCACACCCACTAGTAGCAGCCGCAAAAGGGCCAGTAGTACAACAGACACAGCCACTAGTCCACCTAAAAAAGGAAAAAGTTCTATGATAAAGGTGTTAGAAGGAATAATTAATGAAATGCAAACATCAAGGACTACAGATACTGAAGTTTTCACCCAAATTACAAATACCCAGCAAAATAGAAGTACACTACCCACAGAAGATATTGAAAGTTGTTTGAACTTGGCAGAAGCAAGTGGAGCTGATAAATCATCAGATGAATACTTTGTGGCCACCAAGTTGTTTAGGGATGACTACAACAGAGCTATCTTCAACCGATTTGATACAACAAACCAAAGGTTCATGTCGCTGCAGAGATGGTGCAGGGAGTACTATGGTTGA